Proteins from a single region of Apium graveolens cultivar Ventura chromosome 7, ASM990537v1, whole genome shotgun sequence:
- the LOC141674637 gene encoding acetylajmalan esterase-like yields MSLTMKACFYIFMINATFSFLICNAGINNASLKLFKNCKFNKIFQFGDSLSDTGNIAIQAPNEISSRKPYGSMYTYSKPTGRCSNGLLMIDYIAKAAGLSYLHPYMMKNGHFKHGINFAVASSTAMSTEDLAKRNVSVNSKTSNSSLQVQVDWMAQFLASYCKFGPDCENKLKNALFMMGETGGNDINAAIIDKKSDEEIKTLFPEIVETIMNATRRIIKFGARKIVIPGNIPIGCLPVLLAMYETENSAHDKNHCLRRLNYLAVQYNKLLKIETQKLSIENPSIKIVYGDLYNAFEWILSHAPLLGFDRSLLLKACCGAGGKFNVGASNKFCGSKGIPVCSNPNEHVNWDGIHPTQQANKYLSIWLISDILPMLDCPQRLTIKLL; encoded by the exons ATGAGCTTAACAATGAAAGCATGTTTCTATATCTTCATGATTAATGCTACCTTCTCTTTTTTAATTTGCAATGCAGGAATAAACAATGCTTCGTTGAAACTCTTCAAGAATtgtaaatttaataaaatttttcAATTTGGAGATTCACTCTCTGATACTGGCAATATAGCCATCCAGGCTCCTAACGAAATTTCCTCAAGGAAGCCTTATGGTTCTATGTATACTTATTCCAAACCAACCGGTCGCTGCTCAAACGGCCTTCTTATGATCGACTATATTG CTAAAGCAGCAGGACTTTCATATCTTCATCCGTACATGATGAAAAATGGACATTTTAAACATGGAATAAATTTTGCTGTAGCAAGTTCAACTGCAATGTCGACGGAGGATTTGGCTAAAAGAAATGTCAGTGTAAATAGTAAAACAAGTAATAGTTCTCTTCAAGTTCAGGTAGATTGGATGGCTCAATTTCTCGCCTCTTACTGCAAATTTGGACCAg ATTGTGAAAACAAGCTCAAAAACGCCTTGTTTATGATGGGAGAGACGGGAGGAAATGACATAAATGCTGCTATAATAGATAAAAAGTCGGATGAAGAAATTAAGACACTCTTTCCAGAAATTGTAGAAACCATAATGAACGCTACGAGG AGAATTATCAAATTTGGGGCAAGGAAAATCGTTATACCCGGAAACATTCCAATTGGTTGTTTGCCGGTTTTACTAGCAATGTATGAAACAGAGAACTCTGCACATGACAAAAATCATTGCTTGAGGAGATTAAATTACCTAGCCGTTCAATATAATAAGCTTTTGAAGATAGAAACTCAGAAGTTGAGTATCGAGAACCCGAGCATCAAAATTGTTTATGGGGACCTCTATAATGCATTTGAATGGATTCTCTCTCATGCTCCATTACTAG GTTTTGACAGAAGTTTGTTGCTGAAAGCTTGTTGCGGAGCTGGGGGGAAATTTAATGTAGGGGCATCTAATAAATTTTGTGGATCAAAAGGAATTCCAGTGTGTTCGAATCCAAATGAACACGTAAATTGGGATGGAATTCATCCAACACAACAAGCAAACAAGTATTTGTCAATTTGGCTCATTAGTGACATTTTACCAATGCTTGATTGTCCTCAAAGATTAACTATCAAACTCTTGTAG